Within Thermococcus indicus, the genomic segment CTCAACAGGATTAAGAAGCTGGTAGAGGAGAACCTTGAGAGTCCGCTCGACGAGATTAAGCGCATGATTGTCGCCGAGGCACAGAGGATAGCGGACGAGGACGTCGAGGCCAACCTCAGGATGGGCCACTACGGTGCCGAGGCTCTCCCGGAGGGGAACGTTCTAACACACTGCAACGCTGGCAGCTTAGCCACCGTTCAGCTCGGAACAGTTGGGGCAGTCCTGAGGGTCATGCACCGCGATGGGAACCTCAAGCTCCTCTGGGTGGACGAGACGAGACCGGTTCTTCAGGGCGCGAGGCTTTCAGCGTGGGAGTACCACTACGACGGCATCCCGCTGAAGTTAATAGCGGACAACATGGCGGGCTTTGTCATGCAGCAGGGAAAAGTTGACGCGATAATAGTCGGTGCCGACAGGATAGTGGCCAACGGTGACTTCGCCAACAAGATAGGTACTTATACCCTCGCGGTTCTCGCGAAGGAGCATGGAATACCGTTCTTCACCGTCGCGCCGCTGTCAACGATTGACATGAGCCTGAGGAGCGGGAAGGAGATACCCATCGAGGAAAGGAAGCCGGAGGAGGTCCTCACCTGCGGCGGCTGTAAAATAGCTCCTGACGTGGACGTCTACAACCCGGCCTTTGATGTCACGCCACACAAGTACCTGACGGGCATAATAACCGACAGGGGCATTGTTTATCCGCCGTTTGAGAGGAATTTGAAGAGGCTGTTCAAGGAAGAACCGTAAAACCCTCTTTTTCCGCGGCGTTTTTCAATTTTTCATCGAATGTGACAAAAACTGAAACTTCGTCTTTAATCTTCAGCGCGGAAGCCAGCTGGAGAGAATCAAGTGTTTTAAGTCCATGCTTAAGGACAAAGGACGTCGCAAGGCTTATGGTCTCGCTTGAGATTGTAACGACTACGTAGTTTTCAAGGTCGGAGTAGAACCTTTCAAGGACCCATTCAAGCTTTCGTTTCGTGAGTTCCCCACTGAGAAACCGCCTGTTTAGCGCCGACGTCATCTCGAGTATGGCCAGCTCAGAAATAGCAACAACGTAATTTTCCATGAGCTCGTTAACGATGGAACTACCGCGTTCGATATGGTAATGCTTCACCAAGGCACTTGTGTCAAAAAACGCTACCTCCACTCTTCATCCCTCTCCCGGAGGATGTCATCGCTAAGCTCGCCCTTAATGGATTTCAAAATATCCCTGACTTCATCGATGGGAGGGGCCTTTTTCAGGAACCTCCTCAGGTGGGGATAGGTTATCATGAGCTGAACGCGCCTCGCCGAAAGGGGCATGGCATCACCACTTAATGCTTGGTTATCAACCAATAAAACGTTTTCCTCACCTTCCGGGAAGTAACCTCCCAAGCCGTTCTAATAGAGAGCTCTTTTCCTCAACCACCTCCTCAACAAAAACGCCCTTTATCTCCCCGATTTCCTCCTCTATGGCAGGCAGGAGGAGGCCGAGAAGCTCAAGGGGCTCCAGGCAGGAGCAGTCCGTCGAGTATTCAAAAGGTTCACCCGGAAGTTCAACCCTGAGAGAGACCCCGTTTCTGGTCTTTAAAATCTCAAAGGGCGCGGTAACCTCCTCGCCGAGGATCTTACCCCTCACGAGCATCGGGTATAAGCTAAAACGGCGAGAATTAAAGGATTTCTTTACCGAAAGGTTTCGAACCTCAAGTTAAATCGGCCGAGAACGTTAAAAGTCCACACACCCAATTCCAACCGGTGGTGAAGATGTTCTGGCTGAAGACGAGGATTATTGAAGGTGAGGGCTCCCTCGCAAGGCTATCGGATGAGACCAGAGGCCACGAGCGCGTTCTCATACTTTCCTCACGCTCGATGAAGAGGCACGGCTTCCTGAAGGAGGCTGAGGACTACGTGAAGGATGCCGGAGCGGAGGTCTTCTCGATAGCCGGCCTTCCGGCGGAACCTAGTGTCGAGGTTATAGAGGAGTTCCTGCCAAAGGTGCGGGAGTTCGGGCCGGACCTGCTCGTGGCCATGGGAGGAGGCAGTGTCATCGACACGACGAAAGCCCTTAAGGTCTTCTACGATGCCCCGGAGCTGAACTTCGAGGAGATAGCCTTCATGGACCGGTTTTCAAAGCCTAAGCCCGTTCCCAAGCTGAGGACGAGGTTAATAGCGATACCCTCGACGAGCGGAGCCGGAAGCGAGGTTTCTGGAGCGAGCGTGCTGAAGAAGGGTGGAGTAAAGTACAACATAGTCACCCCAGAGATAGCGCCCGACGTGGCTATACTCGACCCCAGGTTACCGAGGACGATGCCCGCTGAAGTCGCAAGGAATTCCGGCCTCGACGTCCTCGTCCACGGGATAGAAGCGTACACGACAAAGGCAGCAAATCCCTTCAGCGACGCCATGGCGATTAAGGCCATAAAGACCGTTTACCGGTGGCTTCCGCTGTCGGTTAGAGGTGATGAGGATGCTCGGGAGAGGGTTCACTACGCGGCGACGATGGCTGGAATAGCTTTCCTTAACGCACGCCTCGGCCTCTGCCACGCGATGAGCCACAAAGCGGCATGGATTGGCCCTCACGGCCTGCTCAACGCGATATTCCTCCCCCATGTGATGGAGTTCAACGCGAGCAAAAGCGACTATGCGAGGAGGCGCTACGCTGAGATAGCGAGGGAGCTTGGCTTCCAGACCGCGAAGGACCTGGTCGAGGTGGTGAGGGAGCTCAACGAGATGCTCGGCGTTCCGAAGCTGAGCGAACTGGTCGATGAGGAGACTTTCACCGAGAGGGTCGAGGAGATGGCCGAGAAGGCCTACCGCGACGGGCTTGTGGCATTCAACCCCGTCGAGCCAAAACCTGAGGAGATAAGGGAGCTCTATTTGAAGGCCCTCTACGGGGAGTGATTTATAAACTTCCCATACCTTTTTCCACCATGCACCTCCTCCTTAAGAAGGCCATCAGGGAGCGCTTCGGGAGGCTCAATAGACTCCAGCAGGACGCGTTTAAGGAGGTTAGCTCGGGAAAGAGCGTTCTAATCATCGCCCCCACCGGTTCCGGCAAAACCGAGGCAGCTGTTCTTCCAGTCTTCAACGAAATCCTTGAGGAGGGACTCAAACCAATCTCTGCACTCTACATCGCGCCGCTCAAGGCACTTAACAGGGACTTGCTTGAGAGACTTGAATGGTGGGGGAGAAAGCTGGGAATAACGGTCGAGGTCAGGCACGGCGATACCTCGGCCTACAGGAAGGCCAAACAGACGAAGAATCCGCCTCAGATGCTCATCATAA encodes:
- the mtnA gene encoding S-methyl-5-thioribose-1-phosphate isomerase — protein: MEIRYRPEELTRLPRSVEYEKGKVIMIDQTLLPGEFKTIELRTVDEVAEAIITMKVRGAPAIGAAAAFGLALYADTAKAKTKDEFMDGFYSAYDRLKNTRPTAVNLFWALNRIKKLVEENLESPLDEIKRMIVAEAQRIADEDVEANLRMGHYGAEALPEGNVLTHCNAGSLATVQLGTVGAVLRVMHRDGNLKLLWVDETRPVLQGARLSAWEYHYDGIPLKLIADNMAGFVMQQGKVDAIIVGADRIVANGDFANKIGTYTLAVLAKEHGIPFFTVAPLSTIDMSLRSGKEIPIEERKPEEVLTCGGCKIAPDVDVYNPAFDVTPHKYLTGIITDRGIVYPPFERNLKRLFKEEP
- a CDS encoding type II toxin-antitoxin system VapC family toxin, with amino-acid sequence MEVAFFDTSALVKHYHIERGSSIVNELMENYVVAISELAILEMTSALNRRFLSGELTKRKLEWVLERFYSDLENYVVVTISSETISLATSFVLKHGLKTLDSLQLASALKIKDEVSVFVTFDEKLKNAAEKEGFTVLP
- a CDS encoding iron-containing alcohol dehydrogenase, whose translation is MFWLKTRIIEGEGSLARLSDETRGHERVLILSSRSMKRHGFLKEAEDYVKDAGAEVFSIAGLPAEPSVEVIEEFLPKVREFGPDLLVAMGGGSVIDTTKALKVFYDAPELNFEEIAFMDRFSKPKPVPKLRTRLIAIPSTSGAGSEVSGASVLKKGGVKYNIVTPEIAPDVAILDPRLPRTMPAEVARNSGLDVLVHGIEAYTTKAANPFSDAMAIKAIKTVYRWLPLSVRGDEDARERVHYAATMAGIAFLNARLGLCHAMSHKAAWIGPHGLLNAIFLPHVMEFNASKSDYARRRYAEIARELGFQTAKDLVEVVRELNEMLGVPKLSELVDEETFTERVEEMAEKAYRDGLVAFNPVEPKPEEIRELYLKALYGE